In the Gossypium arboreum isolate Shixiya-1 chromosome 10, ASM2569848v2, whole genome shotgun sequence genome, one interval contains:
- the LOC128282586 gene encoding uncharacterized protein LOC128282586 yields the protein MSTQKLTANLPTFLPATAKGGRSPRAFFTTARPLQCKKNEDASESVKEAADSVKNAAHSVSHNVKKMSDKVSETADVVKEKATEVMSLGAAKVATQIVKKKQEKEKEMKKNKKYDK from the exons ATGTCAACCCAGAAACTCACAGCTAATCTCCCTACATTCCTTCCGGCCACCGCAAAGGGTGGTCGGAGCCCTAGAGCGTTTTTTACCACTGCCAGGCCCCTTCAG TGCAAAAAGAATGAAGATGCGTCTGAAAGCGTAAAAGAAGCAGCGGATTCAGTTAAAAATGCCGCACATTCTGTCTCTCACAAC GTGAAAAAAATGTCTGATAAAGTAAGTGAAACAGCTGATGTTGTAAAAGAGAAAGCAACAGAAGTGATGTCATTGGGAGCAGCTAAAGTTGCCACACAGATTGTCAAGAAAAAacaagaaaaggaaaaggaaatgaAGAAGAATAAAAAATACGATAAATGA